From Salvelinus fontinalis isolate EN_2023a chromosome 37, ASM2944872v1, whole genome shotgun sequence, the proteins below share one genomic window:
- the bcl2l11 gene encoding LOW QUALITY PROTEIN: bcl-2-like protein 11 (The sequence of the model RefSeq protein was modified relative to this genomic sequence to represent the inferred CDS: deleted 1 base in 1 codon): protein MSDSSRLQNRSNGTTTLIERGKSGESHPGGGAASRAEPSDNPQSCEGDQQSRGGIMIPNSLLGFQSRSPVFRTLSRSSSGYFSFDSDSIPSSPLLKDNKSTQTPSPSSQAITHALQRMSRALETRRDYDVWPNPLRPYRARPPPTAGDMRSEILIGQELQRIGDEFNNLFIHAHLAGGNGQVAQGNLQQMHQEPAFLLWMGLLIGRLLQIILRRR, encoded by the exons ACTACAAAATCGGTCC AATGGCACGACCACCCTAATTGAGAGAGGGAAAAGCGGAGAGTCGCATCCCGGTGGCGGAGCAGCCTCCCGTGCCGAACCGTCTGACAACCCCCAGTCCTGCGAAGGGGACCAGCAGTCACGGGGAGGAATAATGATTCCGAATAGTCTGCTTGGTTTCCAGTCGAGGTCGCCAGTGTTCAGAACACTGTCCAGGTCCTCCAGTGGATATTTTTCGTTCGACAGCGATTCTATTCCAAGCTCCCCGCTATTGAAAGATAACAAGTCGACACAGACTCCGAGCCCATCTAGCCAAGCCATTACCCACGCACTGCAGCGCATGTCTCGAGCACTGGAGACCCGGCGAGATTATG ACGTGTGGCCCAACCCCCTCCGGCCCTATAGAGCACGCCCACCACCGACTGCGGGGGACATGCGGTCAGAGATACTCATCGGTCAGGAGCTTCAGCGCATTGGAGATGAGTTTAACAACCTCTTCATACATGCG CACCTTGCAGGCGGAAACGGTCAGGTTGCCCAGGGAAACCTGCAGCAGATGCACCAAGAGCCCGCCTTCCTACTGTGGATGGGTCTTCTGATTGGACGACTATTACAGATAATCCTGCGGAGAAGATGA